acaagaagaaggaaaaaaaaaagatctccgTGCTAGGCCACATTGTTTGATTAATAATCATGGAATCAGCTTTCTGGATCGTACATCTACTTGACATGCCTTATCACCGCAGTTGGTGATGAAATCTTTACGCACACATTTCACCTATAAGTTATTTCTTTACTGTGTACTGGTACGCTACTAGACGTATATAATTTGTGTTCCCTCGAGACTATCCCAGCAAGACACATTAGAGCAGTGATTTATAGAAGCCTCGCAGAACAACCTTCCCACAAACCTTAAAGGAAGCCTTCCGTACCGCTACGATAGTGTTCACTGACGTAGCATTTTCCCTTAGTTTTCTTAACGTTCAGTGCCAAATACGTGTTAAATATTTCAGTGACGTCCATGTATACGCACTAGCGCAAGCGTAGACGGAGTGTGTTTAGGCGACTCAGGCAAGCGTCTCAGCCGTAGAAGCCTCCGTAGCCTCCGTAGCCACCAGCGAAGGGGAAGTATCCTCCTCCGAATCCAGCCGAAGGTACTACAGGTCCCTTGGCGGACACGTAGGGCGCGGCGGCGGCCAGGCTCGTCTTGGTGCCAGGCTCATTGGTGCGCACCACGGCGCGGAAGCCGAGTTTGTCGGCCACGTAATCGACGCGACGGGCGCGGCCATCGATGTCGGCGAGGCTGTAGCTGCCCACTACGGGTCCATATGCCGCGCCGGTCTCGTAGCGGCTGTTCCTGGCGCCCAGGCCGTTCACCACGTTGTAGCCGAAGCTGTAGCGCCCGAAGTCCTGCGACCACATGCGTGCGCTCACACGTTAGCATCTCTGCAGTATCGCCCGCATCATTGCTACCTAACAGCGCTTTACATGACCTACTCAGCTACAGATGTGGCACCATGCAGTTTGCAGTTGTGCAGCCCATTTTTAAGTATTATTTCTATTGCTATGAAGGCTTGCCTGAAAGCATAATGTTtggtgtgtattatatgtgtgtcGCAAGCCCCATTTCACTCGTTTTAGACATTGTGTTTATGGCACAGTTGGCGAAATTATTCTCGTAAttagttcttctttctggggttttacgtgccaaaaccagttctgattatgaggcatgccatagtggagggctccggattaattttgaccacctggggttctttaacgtgcactacaacgcaagcacacgggcgtttttgcatcgtAATAAGTTCTCCACACAAAGATAGGCTGTTAACTTCATTGAGTTGTTTAAAATATCCCATGGGCACTAATCTCTATGACAAGATTATTTTTTTCGATAATAAATAACCCTTGAGAAAGCCATAAATGAAGTTGGAAGAAATCAAAGAGGCTAATTATAGAACTTCACTCACACTTATATTGCAGTAGTATTGATAAAATAAGCAAAGCACAAAAGTTGAAATCATGGAACCCTCTGAGTACAGATAGATGCATGATTTTAGTGATAAGCATTCATGCGCTCACATAGAAGCGCAGTATTGTTACCAAATAAGTAATCCGTGCGCAGAAGTGGCTGGAATTCCTGCGAACTTTGTAGATAACTCTAGTTTTCAAACAAAGTCTATGCACGTACGGCACTCAGGATAGCGAAGATACTTGTCATCTACAGAGGCCTACTGACACCGTTACACCTTGAGTTTGACATCGCAGATGTCGATCTGTGAATGAACCAAGCGAAGAAGAGGTTAAAAAAAGCTTGCGTTATATCGCCTAGACGCTGGTCTTGTCGACCCTCTAATAGCATGCTACTTGCGGAAGAGAATTCTCGGGGTTGCTAAGGTGAGAGCATGGATTCTGAGAATAAAGCAGATACATATCTTTCATAATAAGAAGCTTGGTGCACTGACGGAGGTCGGCAGTATAATACAGGTATGAAATTAGACATGCTCACCATCAAGCTCAGCCATGACactatatttcagtggctaccgagCCGCTGAGGAGTTGCCGGCAACGACAGGGCAGATGAAGCCGCGCTTTAGTCTGACCAGCGAGATCAGTAAGTACGAATGCTGCTATCGAGGACTGATGCAGTGCGGGAGCTTTACTCATTTGGTCGTAGCATCACACTTCTACATTGGAATTCGCAAGCTTTCGTCAACTCGCGATTGTATTCACTCGAGCCTGATTGCGACTTCGCCTGACACATGGACTTTCCCGTCGTCAAACAACTTTAGAGTGCCGCTTGTAGGATGGGCATCGCATTCCCGAACGCTTATTCATGCCTCATCGGAATGGCCACCAGCGTCACAAGCCAGTATTGCGGACGGGATGAGACCATAGAGCCCATGCTATGCCCCTGTCCAACCTACGACTCTAAACGACATGTTCTGCACATGACTCTTAAATGACAGACCGTCTTGGGACCTTGGCCGCAGAACTCTGGTGGGCACAAGGCCACTAAAACGCTAATGCGCTTCTTGAGGACAATCGTACTAGACAAGCCCTTGTCACTGTATACATGCGCGAACATTCATCTGCACGTGTTTGCAAAATAACTCTCCTTTTCCCTTCTTATCTTTTGTTTCCCCTTTCCCCACGTGTAGTATAGCCAACCGGGTGTGACCTTGGGTCACCTCCCGGCGTTTCCTTCTTAAgtagatatatactgggtgtttcagcgaacacttgcaaaatttatttaaggttgcctggggcagatagcccaattatagttaatgagctagtcttctcgaagaggcggacattagttgcacataaaattgaaatgcataatcgacgaaccaacaaaaattcactaattaagtttttaactaattacctgatgacccatattgcaatttacaaactctagccgtggagttcgcaagacggatccacttggaattaattctcaggatgacaccagtttcgagatattaattcccgaactttgcggagaaatgcactggcgttctagttaattttgtgcttcaacgcataaagcgacgttttgttaagaaactaactgcaacgataatgcatttctccgcaaagttcgggaattaatatctcggaaactggtgtcatcccaacaattcgttccaagtggatccgtccacttggaacgaattgtgcAGAAAATGCAGGGAATGGTGTATACAAACCCTCTACTGAAGCTTTCCCGCCTTCGTGCCCAGATATTTCATGTTCAAGTCTCAACCTTTCATATACAACTACGTGTACGTCGGGTTGCGTTCATAAAACTTTTTTAACCAATAGATAttgtcactatatatatatatatatatatatatatatatatatatatatatatatatatgaaatgcgaaagacagggaggttaaccggaaggtagatatccagttagGCGCCGTGGACGTGAGCTTACATCTTGCTTCCGGTGAGTTGTACTAAAACCTCCGTGTGGTGCTATGGCTCCGGCTGCAGCCATTGCTGCTAGGCTCAGGATGGTTGCCACCTGCGGGAAGATTTGGAGAAAAATATTTACCATTTAGCCGTTCCTCACATCGCGCGCTGTACAATGATTATAGCTCAGCAAATAATAATCAGCCAGACAGCAAATAAACTTTCGATGTGGCTACGTAATTGTTTATCGGCTAATAAAAGAAGGTGACTTTGTTAAAACATCAATGGCGCCTATTTTCAGTGGTCTACCTGTAAACGATGTAGCACTTCCGAGATGTCAAAGTGCCATTAATACGTCTCTCGGTGCGGTATGCTTCTTGAAAATATTTATTTCTTGATTAAACTAGTGCGGACGGATGGACACCGATTTCGGCATTGTCAGGTCTCGGCACATTGCTCATCCATTGAAGGTGCAAGCGCCACTGAGAGGCCATCGACGCGCCATCGCGAATATCGGAGATCAACATTCTTTCGACATTTGTCACAcatgactagttgcttgtgctGCGTAGTACCTACCGCTGTATCACAGGGGCGGTTACTCTAGTCTCGTCACTGCAGGCGACGGATATAAGGCTGGATATAAGTTATAAAAAAATGCAAGTCTGACGTCAAGCGTTTCAGGGGCGTTCTTTTGGCACGCACAACCACACACACATGCAGGAAATGGTCGTTCTGTTCTTTGCACTGCAGTCCTGGCATGGAGGGATTTCATTAATTAGAGTCTGGGGTATTACGTACCAAAGCCACAatatgattttgaggcacgccgcagtgggggactctggaatagtTTTGACGAACTCGGGTTCTTTAACACGTGTCAAATGCACGGTCCACGGgcgtttgcatttcgcccccatcgaaatgcggccgccgctaccAGGACTTGATCCCACGCCCTTGGggttagcagcacaacgccaatgccactatgccaccacgactccacaattttatttattttccatTCCAAATCCATTATTTCTGTCCTATTAGCGCTTAGCTCGAACGAAGCCTAGCTCGAGATATCGTCAGAATCAGCCTTTCGGTGCGGCAGGCAATAAAAACGTAATATAGTGAAATGTAGCTAATATTTATGCTGTGAAATAGCCGTGGCCGCCTTGCTCGCAGGTGGCCTCGTGCGCTATTACTTATAATTTCTGGCGAGTATACTCACTGTTTGAAATGCTGCTTATGGACAACCTGAATTCATTTATACTAGAACACTGAACTCGGGAAAATGTTTTATGATCTAGAGCGGAACACGAACGCTACTCGTCTCTGTGGTTCAATGGCTATGGAGTgccgctgctgagcgcgaggtcgcggcttcgattTCCCGCCGCAATCCGATGGGTTCGGTATGAATCTTTCAACGCACATAAAAAAAAGAGCTTCGTTATCCTAATTAGATCAGAAGCATGAATAGCCTCTGTGTTCCCTTGGGGCGCtctaaatcaatcaatcaatcaatcaatcaatcaatcaatcaatcaatcaatcaatcaatcaatcaattaattaattaatcataAAGCACTGATGTGTTTTTGACCCTACAGTTATATTTCGTCCTTAACAACGCCAGGTTCGTTGAATGTAAGCCAACAGAGCGCTTGCTACATATACTGGCTTTATGATACCTGATATTGCGACAGCAGGTGATAGCAGTTTGTCTATAGGCATTGCGCTTCGAGCTGGCCTGCCATCGTGGTCATAAATTTTCTCTACAACACGTCTTATCGATGCTTCCGTGGCCATAAGTTCGAGACTCATACGTGGTTGAGAACACTGGACATTGTCGaccacacacacataaaaaaaaaaagaaaccccgAGAAAAACATATTTCAGCTATATTACTTTACGGTCGCCCTATATAGATTGATTTGTTTAAGAATCAACTACCGGATTCTACAACTTATGTCCATAGTTCAATTCAGTAGGGCAAGTTCAGTAGCGCTCGTATTATTTTCTCGCGCGCCTTACGGTTTGAATAAATGAGGGAAACTGAGGAGCTCTCTATATATTTTTTGTAGTGACAATCACATGAAGCCAACGGACTTTCTTGTGTTCATTGTCTGTTGACTCCAAGTGGTTATTTGTTGTATGTGCTTCACAAAGAAGCTCGCAAACACTCTTGCCGTTTGACTCACGCAGACAAGTAACCAGGAAACCATGAAGGCTAAGTTCTACCAATTTTGCTCTTTTATTCTCTGTTTTCAGCCAACTTAGCCATCACTTTCTTTGCAATTATATCGCTACTTTCTGATGTGTTCGCTCAACTGCTGCAGAGGTTATGCAGCGCGCACCACGGCTTGAAGAATTTGTCAGTCTAGTCTCTGGAATTCATATATTAGCCTCCGTATGACTGAGAATACAAGAGTCAGGGCTCTGGAATTACCTCACGATTTCACTTATGCGTTTGTGTGTACTAACACGATCGTTATTCATGCGCATATCTTGTAGAATATGCACATACTTTAGTGCTTCATTTCCTATTTCcttggtaaaaaaagaaaaaagaacctcTCAAATTACGTTTCTGTTTTTACGTTCTGTTCGTGGTCAATAAACAGTAGTACTCGGcacggctgaaaaaaaaaacactttgctTAAGCAACACGTTTATTCTTACTGAGCACGATGCACGTGAAATAAACCATAAAGCCTTGTGTGATATAAAAATCGTCAGAGGTACTTATAACTACAAGAAAGCGAGCTTCACCTGCTTAGGCTTCGCTTCAGCTCCATTGAGTCATTGAGGTCATACAGGGGAACAACAGCAAAGCCTTCAGCAAAGGTGTTACATTCTTCTGAAAACTTGGGAAATACCAAGACCCTACTAAGGGGAAGAACAAGCACGACGCCGCtcgatttaattttgaagcagcgCCAAAATTGCGCCGTAGCGGCGGTGTAGCGCTTCAAGCTTTTTCAATGCTTTAACAAATGGGCCAGAAGTCAGCACTGTGATGGTCCTACCCTCGCATCTTCTACATTGGCTAAAAGCTTCCATCCTAACAAAGAGCGAATGAAATCATTTAATCCTCAAAAACACCATTAACTGGAGTTGAGAGTACGCACTTGTCTCTCCTTCACAAAGCGCAAAAGCGCATTGTCTCTGCAAGTCACAGAAAGACAACGGGCTTACCTTTGCGATCATGTCTCCTCGTCGGTGCTGTTATTCCCAAGTGGCACGCTGTTTGCTCGCGCTGGCCTTATATACTTCGGCACCGTGGCCGGTAACTCTGCGCACatccttttttctttgtttccaaTGACCTTAGACATAAGCAGGGGCGGGGGCTGGCTTTTTCGCCCCAGAATGGCCACCTCCGCGCCACCTTTGCATGACGCGCGGCATCGTTGAGTCAAATTTGAGCGACCATAACCGTTGGCCAGGTTATGTCGCTGAGCAAAAGTATGGAGCAGAATCGGCTTCCCAGCGTGTTTTGCCGGCAATTTGCGAGCCGAGTGCGGCCTTATTACCCACCGACCAAAGTTTCGTTCGCGCTTTGGTGAACTTTGTGCCACGTGCTCACTGCACGCCTCGGCCACATGCTGCCGTCGAATGTGTCGCCGTCTTTttgccctccttttttttttcgagcgttcTTTCTCGAAAAATatttaaaacaaaaagaaacacaaaGTGATACAAAGTAGCACCACTCCATTTGCGCAACCGTGAGCAGTATATTCGACCTTCGTTCCACCTCTTACTTGCAAGGTTGAGGGCCAGCTTTTGTCCGGCCTTCCCTGAGAGGGCCAGTGAACTTCGCGATCCCTCTTGTTGCACGGGGCTAATGTATGTTGTACACAGACTGGACAGAAACCTCCAGGTAAAAGACTTGGCGGATTTTCTTCGGTATATCGATCCATGCGTATTCTATATTCACCTGTAAGTACGTGCAAGAAAATTGAGAAATGATGCAGGGAAGCGAAGACACATTTTCTTGCGCTAACTTATGAAACCTTCAATCTACAGCGTCTCCTCATCCTTGCATGGCTGGTGGAAATTTGTTTTCAATACTATGAATCATGGGAATTGATTTATACAGCTCAGTACTAGAGTGTTCGTCATGCCAATAACAATAGCACTTCTGTTTCATAATCGTAAGAAAACGCGGACGGATGAAAGAATGGGACATTTCGAAGGGAGAAAGATACCATGGAAGACAGGATTAGCCTCAGGAGCGTCGGTACGCGCATTATATGAAACCCAAGCGCGACCATCGACATCAAATGTATATTGTGCGAGTTCTCCTCAGTAAAGGAGGATGTTAACAGCTCTATAACCTACACGCTTTTTGTCAATGCGGTTGTATCAGGCATGCGCTGTCTGCCCTATCGTGACAGCGCGTTGACTGTCTTATCATGCTGTGAAGGTGTTATGATAAGCTGTGCGCTTGGCACTGCTATTGCTCCGCCACATCACCTATATAAAGGCGTGCTTATAAACCCTGCTCGTTCTTCTTGTTCCAGTCACCATGCAGTCGCCTCTGTTCTTAGCTCGACACACATCACATTACAGCGCTGAGTAAAGGCACTCTGCGTAGAAAATCATTGCCGTGGGGCCCATCAGTATCTAGACGCAGGACTTCCGTAAATACCGTCATTTCGGTGCAATATGCGATGTTTGGTTCCCGGCTGACCAGATCTGTGTGGCCAGTCGGATCAAGCACGACGTAGGTGGTGTCTGCTGATTGCAAGGTTTACGCGGCAGGTCTGTGAATATGTAAAAAGCGTGCCTCAAGGTTACACGACTGACTTTGGTGGCATCACGATTCATTAGCGAGAACCCCAgcattgtggaagggtaatcctTCAAGGCTCGCAGGGTACTACATGCGGGTAAGGTCGAAATAGTCATATCCGTAAAGTGTGAGTTCCGTCGAAGTAAAAACGCAACTTTACTATGCAAAGAGACTTCAATAACATTTCAATACCGATTAAGCGAATATTTTTGGTTTTTTATtgcacagaaaacaaaacaatgtggTGACGCTTGCTGCCAAAACTTAGGTCAAATAGTTCAAGAGAACGAGAACAATCCTGTATGAAGACGCTTGACCTGCCACCTAAGCGCATTCTAAGCACTTCGGATCGAAACTGGAGGATACATGTGCAAAATCACTAATACGCAACAATTTGCCTAAGGTGCTGTGTGAAATCCGGTGGGTCGTGCAAAAAATATTCTATGTTACTGGTATCGATATCGTTTCTTAATGCAAGTTCCGTATCGGATCCTAAACAGCGCGAGACAGTAGTTCCTCTGTTTGCATTAGAATCTAGATAAAGCGAGATTACGGTCAAGTAAAACTGTGCTTATTATGTCAAATGGTGATGCGATTCCAATATGATTACATTCTCAGGATAATGGAAATGGTTTTCTTTTTAACTTTGGTTAAACAAAACTTTTACAGAATCTTGTACGAATGTTACGAGATCCAAATTTGCCTTATCGCATGGAAATCCGAAACCAACGAAGCGCTAGTTTTCATGTTCTAAACCATGctaaagaatagaaaaaaaaaaacacccaaggCATCATGAAAGTAGGACACTGCCGCATCACCGGCTCTATAGGATGACCTTACAAATATTTTGCTATGAACTCATGTGCGCTTACATTCTTTGCGCAGAATCAACTTAAACATGCGACACAGAACCCCCCACACGCTTAACTCGAGTCAAGTTAACAAAACTTCCGACAATTACAACAGTCGATACATCACTGTTCTACTCGTTCCACTTAAACAAAattatatttgaaaaaaaaagaaagaaaaaacttcTATACATCGAACTTCGCtcaagtaaaaaaataaataaattgtaggttCTGCAATTCAGCAATTATGGCTTTATTGCCAGCGTTCGCACAACTTTATAGGCGTACAGCgagcgacgcttgcagtgacgaAAATCAATTTTATCTCATTGGGTTCAACGTCCGAAACTGCATAGTGGGTTTTATTATAAACAAATAGTCATAATGGAGtgttccggattaatttagactacctgaggttctttaccgTGACGTAAAATACGTTACGCGAGCACTTTTACAATATATCCCCCTCGAAATGGGAACGCTGCGGCCGAGATTCGAGCGCTCGGCGGCCAGGAC
The DNA window shown above is from Dermacentor silvarum isolate Dsil-2018 chromosome 1, BIME_Dsil_1.4, whole genome shotgun sequence and carries:
- the LOC125939973 gene encoding adult-specific rigid cuticular protein 15.7-like, with the protein product MIAKVATILSLAAMAAAGAIAPHGGFSTTHRKQDDFGRYSFGYNVVNGLGARNSRYETGAAYGPVVGSYSLADIDGRARRVDYVADKLGFRAVVRTNEPGTKTSLAAAAPYVSAKGPVVPSAGFGGGYFPFAGGYGGYGGFYG